The following are encoded together in the Salmonella enterica subsp. enterica serovar Choleraesuis genome:
- the ytfE gene encoding iron-sulfur cluster repair protein YtfE: MDLANTSLGELALSIPRASALFRKYDLDFCCGGKQTLARAAERKELDLAAIEEELRALSSEPLEKDWRNAPLAEMIDHIVARYHDGHREQLPELILQATKVERVHAAKPSVPKGLAKYLTMLHDELTSHMMKEEQILFPMIKQGMGRQAAGPISVMESEHDDAGELLEVIKHITNNVTPPPEACTTWKALYNGINLLIEELMNHISLENNVLFPRALAGE, encoded by the coding sequence ATGGATTTGGCTAACACTTCTTTAGGCGAACTGGCTCTAAGCATTCCGCGGGCCTCCGCTTTGTTTCGTAAATACGATCTCGACTTTTGCTGCGGGGGTAAACAGACTCTGGCACGGGCCGCTGAGCGTAAAGAATTAGACCTGGCGGCAATTGAAGAAGAGCTGCGGGCACTGTCCAGCGAGCCGCTGGAAAAAGACTGGCGCAACGCCCCGCTGGCCGAAATGATCGACCATATCGTTGCTCGCTATCACGACGGTCATCGCGAACAGTTGCCAGAACTGATTCTGCAGGCGACTAAAGTTGAACGCGTGCACGCGGCTAAACCCAGCGTGCCAAAAGGCCTGGCGAAATATCTGACCATGCTGCACGACGAGCTGACCAGCCACATGATGAAGGAGGAGCAGATCCTGTTCCCTATGATCAAACAAGGTATGGGTCGCCAGGCCGCAGGCCCTATTTCAGTGATGGAAAGCGAGCACGACGATGCCGGTGAACTGCTGGAAGTGATTAAGCACATCACCAACAATGTGACTCCGCCACCGGAAGCCTGCACCACCTGGAAAGCGCTTTATAATGGCATCAATCTGCTGATTGAAGAGCTGATGAACCATATTAGTCTGGAAAATAACGTCCTGTTCCCGCGCGCTTTAGCTGGCGAGTAA
- a CDS encoding D-serine/D-alanine/glycine transporter — MVDQAKALASEEPQSERHLRRNLTNRHIQLIAIGGAIGTGLFMGSGKTISLAGPSIIFVYMIIGFMLFFVMRAMGELLLSNLEYKSFSDFAADLLGPWAGYFTGWTYWFCWVVTGIADVVAISAYAQFWFPGLSDWVSSLAVVLVLLGLNLATVKMFGEMEFWFAMIKIVAIVALIVVGLVMVLMHFQSPTGTEASFAHLWNDGGWFPKGLSGFFAGFQIAVFAFVGIELVGTTAAETKDPEKSLPRAINSIPIRIIMFYVFALIIIMSVTPWGSVVPNKSPFVELFVLVGLPAAASIINFVVLTSAASSANSGVFSTSRMLYGLAQDGAAPQSFAKLSKRAVPATGLTFSCICLLGGVVLIYLIPDVMTVFTLVTTVSAILFMFVWTIILCSYLVYRKRRPELHNKSIYKMPLGKLMCWVCMAFFVFVLVLLSLEDDTRQALIITPLWFIILGVCWLFVGKKRLSGFSK, encoded by the coding sequence ATGGTAGATCAGGCTAAAGCCCTGGCGAGCGAAGAGCCGCAGAGCGAGCGCCACCTACGGCGCAATTTAACCAACCGACACATCCAGCTAATTGCCATCGGCGGTGCTATCGGCACCGGCTTATTTATGGGGTCAGGAAAGACCATTAGTCTCGCCGGTCCCTCCATCATCTTCGTATACATGATTATCGGCTTTATGCTGTTTTTCGTGATGCGCGCGATGGGTGAGCTGCTGCTGTCCAACCTTGAATACAAGTCCTTTAGTGATTTCGCCGCCGACCTGCTCGGCCCGTGGGCCGGGTATTTTACCGGCTGGACCTACTGGTTTTGCTGGGTAGTGACGGGGATTGCCGACGTGGTCGCGATAAGCGCCTATGCCCAATTCTGGTTCCCCGGACTTTCAGACTGGGTCAGCTCGCTGGCGGTCGTGCTGGTGCTGCTGGGCCTCAACCTCGCTACGGTAAAAATGTTTGGTGAGATGGAGTTCTGGTTTGCGATGATCAAGATAGTCGCCATTGTGGCGCTTATCGTGGTCGGGCTGGTGATGGTGTTGATGCACTTCCAGTCGCCAACCGGTACCGAGGCCTCCTTTGCACATCTTTGGAATGACGGCGGCTGGTTCCCTAAAGGGTTAAGCGGCTTCTTCGCCGGGTTCCAGATAGCGGTGTTCGCGTTTGTAGGTATTGAGCTGGTAGGTACAACTGCCGCCGAAACCAAAGACCCGGAAAAATCGCTGCCGCGCGCGATTAACTCGATTCCAATCCGTATCATCATGTTCTACGTCTTCGCGCTGATTATCATCATGTCGGTGACGCCGTGGGGCTCCGTAGTGCCTAATAAAAGCCCGTTCGTTGAGCTGTTTGTTCTGGTTGGTCTTCCGGCGGCGGCAAGCATTATCAACTTTGTGGTGCTGACCTCTGCGGCCTCTTCAGCAAACAGCGGTGTGTTCTCTACTAGCCGTATGCTGTACGGCCTGGCACAGGACGGCGCGGCTCCTCAGAGCTTTGCTAAGCTTTCCAAGCGTGCGGTACCGGCCACCGGCCTGACTTTCTCATGCATCTGTCTGCTGGGCGGCGTAGTGCTTATCTACCTAATCCCGGATGTGATGACGGTCTTTACCCTGGTGACCACCGTCTCTGCGATTCTGTTTATGTTCGTCTGGACTATCATTCTGTGCTCGTACCTGGTGTACCGTAAGCGCCGTCCGGAGCTGCATAACAAATCCATCTATAAAATGCCGCTGGGTAAACTGATGTGCTGGGTCTGCATGGCGTTTTTCGTGTTCGTTCTGGTGTTGCTGAGCCTTGAGGACGATACCCGCCAGGCGCTGATCATCACCCCGCTGTGGTTTATTATCCTGGGCGTGTGCTGGCTGTTTGTGGGCAAGAAACGCCTGAGCGGTTTCAGTAAATAA
- a CDS encoding aldehyde dehydrogenase — protein sequence MHTIDKIYINGEFVTPHGSERFNLYNPATESVIGTVRLADEQDARSAIAAAKAAFPAWSRTSVAERIAVLEAMHQAVAACEDELMEAIILEYGAPAERCRWMAQYPADVIAQAIEALREYQFEITAGTAQVIMTPVGVAGLITPWNSDAGFICNKLATAMAAGCTAVIKPSEMSALQTEVITRALHQAKIPAGVMNIVTGRGDVVGEVINLHPDIAKISFTGSTAVGRHIVETGAATMKRVTLELGGKSPTILMDDVDLEQALPLIIGAGFMNSGQACVAGTRILVAQSRLAETERCLAQAVAAIPVGDPRNASTEIGPMVSQKQWQRVQDYIHLGIAEGAKVLAGGEGRPEGLNAGWFVRPTLFSNANNQMRIAREEIFGPVLTIIPYRDDEEAIAIANDTAYGLSAMVLGADRERAVKIARQIEAGRVLVNTLSHEPKAPFGGFKQSGMGREMGQWGLSAYLEPKTLLVG from the coding sequence ATGCATACTATCGACAAAATTTATATCAACGGTGAATTTGTCACCCCGCATGGCAGCGAGCGGTTTAATCTTTATAACCCGGCGACGGAGTCGGTAATTGGCACAGTGCGACTTGCCGATGAGCAAGATGCCCGCAGCGCTATTGCTGCGGCAAAAGCTGCGTTCCCTGCATGGTCCCGAACCAGCGTTGCCGAGCGTATTGCGGTGCTGGAGGCGATGCACCAGGCGGTAGCGGCTTGCGAAGACGAACTAATGGAAGCGATCATCCTGGAATATGGCGCTCCGGCAGAGCGCTGCCGCTGGATGGCGCAATATCCCGCTGACGTTATTGCTCAGGCTATTGAAGCGCTGCGGGAATATCAGTTTGAAATCACCGCCGGCACGGCGCAGGTCATTATGACGCCGGTTGGGGTAGCCGGGCTTATAACGCCGTGGAACAGCGATGCCGGTTTTATCTGTAATAAGCTGGCGACGGCTATGGCGGCGGGGTGTACTGCCGTTATTAAACCTAGCGAAATGAGCGCGTTGCAAACCGAAGTTATTACCCGAGCTTTGCACCAGGCCAAAATTCCGGCCGGAGTGATGAACATTGTCACCGGGCGGGGTGACGTGGTGGGTGAAGTGATTAACCTCCATCCGGATATCGCGAAAATTTCGTTTACCGGTTCTACCGCAGTCGGTCGCCATATTGTGGAGACCGGTGCGGCAACCATGAAGCGGGTGACGCTGGAGTTAGGTGGTAAGTCGCCAACCATTCTGATGGATGATGTGGATCTGGAACAGGCACTGCCGCTGATTATAGGTGCAGGTTTTATGAATAGCGGGCAAGCCTGTGTCGCCGGGACTCGAATTCTGGTGGCACAAAGCCGGCTTGCGGAGACCGAGCGGTGCCTTGCCCAGGCGGTAGCGGCCATTCCCGTTGGCGACCCGCGTAATGCCAGCACCGAAATTGGCCCTATGGTCAGCCAAAAGCAGTGGCAGCGGGTGCAGGATTATATTCATCTTGGGATTGCCGAAGGTGCCAAAGTATTGGCCGGCGGCGAAGGGCGGCCTGAAGGATTAAATGCGGGTTGGTTTGTACGCCCGACGCTGTTTAGCAATGCTAACAATCAGATGCGGATTGCGCGTGAAGAAATTTTTGGCCCGGTACTGACCATCATTCCGTATCGTGATGACGAGGAAGCTATTGCCATTGCTAATGATACCGCTTACGGGTTAAGCGCCATGGTATTGGGAGCCGACCGCGAGCGCGCCGTGAAAATTGCCCGCCAGATAGAGGCAGGCCGCGTGCTGGTGAATACTTTATCCCACGAACCTAAGGCACCGTTTGGTGGCTTTAAGCAGTCGGGAATGGGGCGTGAAATGGGGCAATGGGGCTTGAGCGCTTATCTGGAACCTAAAACCCTATTAGTTGGCTAA